A single region of the Nicotiana sylvestris chromosome 6, ASM39365v2, whole genome shotgun sequence genome encodes:
- the LOC138871763 gene encoding uncharacterized protein, which translates to MGKKKSLKKKMKMMASPNSLKLAGKLVKYNPNFISNDDDDFEDLPEFGCDLGYATHKSVEAMQNTPSEGKQNTHVDRRTRSHSGTLSDRVTRSHTAQHVVVEKGTSSKRKIKIAKKDVVKDKGKGSKRKAKNDGDDVPSKKRKVHVNQKCSSSSDLKLWDYYVPLDDHYSTRISVHTNCSIVEHLKNNLDDQQIEMFRRTCFGYFVDLPNFFIQNQLIHSLFLREVVSPKDNELWIKVNSTKLRFGLAEFCIIIGLKCNGDPNKDYESVQSSRLMELYFPSMSKVSKKSLTDCFLNKMWKSDEDALKIAVLYVIHSFLFSTTNDDLITKNDFMLVESGDFETFPWGKVVFNAMLCSMKDKVHSRREMYRYGGFPLAFQCWFYECCPYTRKNLACRIGNLMPRILNWKVKKKVTFKRLRKEFFLLSQEQLVFGNIFPTNDEQTRLQLDDFVPVCEDKNEIHIESGVVAEVKTNAKKHSKNKPESQSINNENPNPQSSNLNSSEKELKLMRSEIKKVNDKVSSLKNLMISSFKKVFKALGVRNASKGNQKNDNHHDKEFSENNFGSEEVMEKNIGIEKVVKKNVDNEVSLEQTVDVMEGVVKDSIQHGKSSEGVGDDEAWIEDAEPEITAITNSFVTKILLIWGVWWMILYNLEDHIVVVDHDTPEMNPRERKPVGVMKSPFINTFDSGGTIQVVENKLTKSKKLILTIKYPFEGNVDNLVDFKHIDEFLEKNRDMNLITETDPIVEYILGYFLRCNVPWSTVDEIIFPINLSDKWHWILARLSFIDLHIYVYDSMSGARQNSAVRRSVESYSVLLPYFLHRIGFWDTKENPMGIPANDPFEIHVVDGLPTQDNTCYLVCSDCGVYVAAFAEYIIQGSNIPKAIDIDGIRNRYGILLWDYGVKKQRGYATSDDESTGRLKD; encoded by the exons ATGGGGAAAAAGAAGTCtttgaagaaaaaaatgaagatgaTGGCATCTCCAAATTCTCTGAAATTAGCCGGTAAATTAGTAAAATATAACCCTAATTTCATTAGCAATGACGATGACGATTTTGAAGATTTACCAGAATTTGGGTGCGATTTGGGGTATGCAACCCATAAATCTGTTGAAGCAATGCAAAATACCCCTAGTGAAGGAAAGCAAAATACTCATGTTGATAGAAGGACTCGTTCTCATAGCGGGACTCTCAGCGATAGAGTAACGAGGTCACACACTGCTCAACATGTAGTTGTTGAAAAAGGTACAAGTTCCAAAAGAAAGATTAAAATAGCGAAAAAGGATGTTGTGAAGGATAAGGGTAAAGGTTCTAAAAGGAAGGCTAAAAATGATGGGGATGATGTTCCatcaaaaaagagaaaagttcatgTTAATCAAAAATGTTCTAGCTCATCTGATTTGAAG CTTTGGGATTACTATGTTCCTTTGGATGATCATTATAGTACCCGTATCAGTGTGCATACAAACTGCAGTATAGTGGAACATTTGAAAAATAATCTGGATGATCAGCAGATTGAGATGTTTAGAAGAACATGTTTTGGTTATTTTGTGGACTTGCCCAATTTTTTTATACAGAACCAACTTATCCATTCACTATTTCTTAGGGAAGTAGTGTCACCTAAAGATAATGAGTTATGGATTAAAGTGAATAGCACCAAGTTGCGCTTTGGACTTGCAGAGTTTTGTATTATTATAGGTTTAAAGTGTAATGGTGATCCCAATAAGGATTATGAATCTGTCCAGTCGAGTCGGTTGATGGAATTGTACTTTCCAAGCATGTCAAAAGTGTCTAAGAAATCGTTAACTGACTGTTTCTTAAACAAGATGTGGAAATCTGATGAGGATGCATTAAAGATTGCAGTATTGTATGTCATTCACAGTTTTCTGTTTTCTACTACGAATGATGATTTGATAACAAAGAATGATTTTATGTTGGTTGAATCTGGTGATTTTGAGACTTTCCCTTGGGGAAAAGTGGTTTTTAATGCTATGTTGTGTTCAATGAAGGATAAGGTTCATAGTAGGAGAGAGATGTACCGATATGGTGGTTTTCCTTTGGCATTCCAGTGTTGGTTTTATGAATGCTGCCCCTATACTCGCAAAAACCTCGCTTGCCGGATTGGAAATCTTATGCCACGCATACTTAACTGGAAAGTAAAGAAGAAGGTGACGTTTAAGAGGTTGAGGAAAGAGTTTTTTCTTTTAAGTCAGGAGCAG TTGGTGTTTGGTAACATTTTCCCAACAAATGATGAACAAACAAGGCTTCAATTGGATGACTTTGTCCCGGTTTGTGAAGATAAAAATGAGATTCATATTGAATCTGGAGTCGTGGCTGAAGTTAAAACAAATGCTAAGAAGCACTCCAAAAATAAGCCAGAATCACAATCTATCAACAATGAGAATCCGAATCCACAGTCCAGTAACTTGAATTCAAGCGAGAAAGAGCTGAAACTTATGAGAAGTGAAATCAAGAAG GTAAACGACAAGGTTTCATCTTTAAAGAACTTAATGATTTCCTCATTTAAAAAGGTTTTTAAAGCTCTAGGTGTACGCAATGCTTCAAAG GGTAATCAAAAAAATGACAACCATCATGATAAGGAATTTTCAGAGAATAATTTTGGTAGTGAGGAAGTTATGGAGAAAAATATTGGCATTGAAAAAGTTGTAAAGAAAAATGTTGACAATGAGGTAAGTCTAGAGCAAACTGTTGATGTTATGGAGGGTGTGGTGAAGGATTCTATACAACATGGTAAAAGTAGTGAAGGAGTTGGTGATGACGAAGCCTGGATTGAGGATGCCGAGCCTGAAATCACTGCAATCACCAACAGCTTTGTGACAAAAATACTTCTAATATGGGGAGTTTGGTGGATGATTCTGTACAACTTG GAAGATCATATAGTTGTTGTTGATCATGACACACCTGAAATGAACCCTAGAGAAAGAAAACCAGTAGGGGTCATGAAGTCACCATTCATAAACACATTTGACTCTGGTGGCACCATCCAAGTTGTTGAAAACAAGCTAACTAAGTCAAAGAAGCTCATCTTGACTATAAAGTATCCTTTTGAGGGAAACGTTGACAATCTTGTTGATTTCAAA catattgat GAGTTTTTGGAGAAAAATAGAGACATGAATTTGATTACTGAAACAGATCCAATTGTTGAGTACATACTTGGGTATTTTTTACGATGTAATGTTCCTTGGTCTACTGTTGATGAAATCATTTTCCCTATAAATCTATCTGATAAGTGGCACTGGATATTGGCGAGATTGTCATTCATAGATCTGCACATTTATGTATATGATTCCATGAGTGGCGCACGACAGAATAGTGCAGTTCGGAGATCAGTTGAGTCATACTCAGTGTTGCTCCCATATTTCCTTCATCGTATTGGTTTTTGGGACACAAAGGAGAATCCTATGGGAATCCCCGCCAATGATCCTTTTGAGATTCATGTCGTTGATGGGTTGCCAACGCAAGATAACAC GTGCTACCTTGTATGTAGTGATTGCGGTGTTTATGTTGCTGCATTTGCTGAGTACATCATTCAAGGCAGCAATATTCCTAAAGCTATTGATATTGACGGGATACGGAATCGATATGGTATATTGCTATGGGATTATGGAGTGAAGAAACAAAGAGGATATGCAACTAGTGATGATGAGTCTACTGGTAGATTGAAGGATTAG
- the LOC104220321 gene encoding E3 ubiquitin-protein ligase MIEL1-like, with amino-acid sequence MEDGDNFVVNQPPPAPAEQDDHNDNNSSREDFGKMLHGCEHYRRRCKLRAPCCNEIFTCRHCHNDAKSALSNPKERHELVRHDVKQIVCAVCDTEQQVAGICSKCGIKFGEYYCEICRFYDDDTTKGQFHCDDCGICRVGGRENFFHCRKCGSCYSVDLRDNHLCVENSMKNHCPICYEFLFDSVKGTAIMKCGHTMHMECYTDMIQQNQYRCPICSKSVLNMSRTWERLDLEIEATAMPEEYRYEVPILCNDCNCTGRAFFHILGHKCKHCNSYNTRMIGTGEDPQ; translated from the exons ATGGAAGACGGTGACAATTTTGTCGTTAATCAACCGCCGCCGGCTCCGGCTGAACAAGACGATCACAATGATAACAATAGTTCCAGAGAAGATTTCGGCAAAATGCTTCATGG ATGTGAACATTATCGGCGACGATGTAAACTCCGAGCTCCTTGTTGCAATGAAATTTTCACTTGCCGTCACTGCCACAACGACGCCAAG AGCGCTTTGAGCAACCCAAAGGAACGTCACGAACTTGTGCGCCACGATGTGAAACAA ATTGTTTGTGCTGTATGCGACACTGAACAACAG GTTGCTGGGATCTGTTCAAAGTGTGGCATCAAATTTGGGGAGTACTACTGTGAAATCTGTAGATTTTACGATGACGAT ACAACGAAGGGGCAATTTCACTGTGATGACTGTGGAATTTGCAG GGTAGGTGGTCGAGAAAACTTCTTCCACTGCAGGAAATGTG GATCATGCTATTCAGTGGATCTGCGTGATAATCACTTATGCGTGGAGAATTCAATGAAGAACCATTGTCCCATCTGTTATGAG TTTCTTTTTGACTCAGTCAAAGGCACCGCAATTATGAAGTGTGGACATACAATGCATATGGAATGCTACACTGATATGATCCAGCAGAACCA GTATCGCTGCCCTATATGCTCTAAGTCAGTGCTCAACATGTCCAGAACTTGGGAAAGATTAGATCTGGAG ATTGAGGCAACAGCCATGCCTGAAGAATATCGGTATGAG GTTCCAATTCTCTGCAATGACTGCAATTGTACTGGTAGAGCATTTTTTCACATTCTTGGCCACAAATGCAAGCATTGTAATTCATATAACACCCGCATGATTGGTACTGGCGAAGATCCCCAATGA
- the LOC104220322 gene encoding rRNA-processing protein FYV7, protein MKKIADSKNAREMDTNQKIKGSNSKKKMKKNMQRLGGRGGLSLEAFANAKTKSNNYNPAIIKKQREFYKNAKYVNKYKRIVKQQGEPSEGARQLEDEEKIEKTDKVDNRNKKNQKYSARSLREVYERKREEEEKARMEREATILAKKEERQRAECRRKMLREKMFKKTKSGQPVMKYRIEHILETLQGSKG, encoded by the exons ATGAAGAAAATTGCAGACTCAAAAAATGCGCGTGAGATGGACACAAATCAGAAAATCAAAGGCTCAAattcgaagaagaagatgaagaagaatatGCAAAGATTAGGAGGAAGAGGAGGCTTATCACTGGAAGCATTTGCCAACGCCAAAACCAAGAGCAACAATTACAACCCTGCCATCATAA AGAAGCAAAGGGAGTTCTATAAGAATGCCAAATATGTGAATAAATATAAGAGGATAGTTAAGCAACAAGGAGAGCCTTCTGAGGGTGCTAGACAACTAGAG GATGAAGAAAAGATTGAAAAAACTGATAAGGTGGATAACAGAAATAAGAAGAACCAGAAGTATAGTGCTCGAAGCTTGAGAGAAGTATATGAGAGAAAACGGGAGGAGGAAGAGAAGGCAAGGATGGAGAGAGAAGCCACTATTCtagcaaagaaagaagaaagacagAGAGCTGAATGTCGAAGGAAAATGCTAAGGGAGAAAATGTTCAAGAAAACTAAGTCTGGCCAACCTGTCATGAAGTACAGAATAGAACATATTCTGGAAACACTTCAAGGATCAAAAGGTTAG
- the LOC138871762 gene encoding uncharacterized protein encodes MLTASAQDATGKIFPLAYAVVDSENDASWEWFCEMFRQAFGERERMCIVSDRHASILRGASIVYPEVSHCVCIFHLWNNIKKQFKKNHDRLREVFFAMARAYKIEDFNRLMEDMDIIDKRVRGYLFQVGYEKWSIVHSTVNRSMVMTSNIAESLNARNREARELPIMSLLDYMMNLVMEWNNTNRMTAMSTFIDIGQKYHEVLKENNYLSQKMTVKPSTDYVYVVMDAEQRRNIVCIQKRECWCKRFQVDEIPCPHAMAVLDYTHMEAPKYCSSYYTKEYFKKTYEVPINPLPDETTWDLPT; translated from the exons ATGTTAACAGCTAGCGCACAAGATGCAACAG GTAAAATTTTTCCACTAGCATACGCTGTTGTAGATTCTGAAAATGATGCTTCATGGGAATGGTTTTGTGAAATGTTTAGACAAGCTTTTGGGGAAAGGGAAAGGATGTGCATCGTATCGGATCGTCATGCAAGCATATTGAGGGGTGCTTCGATTGTGTATCCAGAGGTATCTCACTGTGTATGCATCTTTCATCTTTGGAATAACATAAAGAAGCAGTTCAAGAAGAACCATGACCGGCTGAGGGAAGTATTTTTTGCAATGGCCAGAGCATACAAAATTGAAGATTTTAATCGCCTCATGGAAGATATGGACATCATTGATAAGAGGGTAAGGGGTTACCTATTCCAAGTTGGTTATGAAAAGTGGTCTATAGTGCATTCCACTGTTAATAGATCCATGGTGATGACTTCAAATATTGCCGAGTCACTCAATGCAAGGAACAGAGAGGCAAGAGAGCTACCAATCATGAGTTTGCTAGATTACATGATGAATTTGGTTATGGAATGGAATAATACGAATAGAATGACTGCAATGAGTACATTTATTGACATAGGACAAAAATATCATGAGGTACTGAAGGAAAATAACTATTTGTCGCAGAAGATGACG GTGAAGCCTTCAACCGATTATGTATATGTAGTAATGGATGCTGAACAAAGGCGGAACATAGTCTGCATACAAAAAAGAGAATGTTGGTGCAAACGATTTCAAGTAGATGAGATTCCTTGTCCACATGCTATGGCAGTATTGGACTACACACACATGGAAGCACCCAAATATTGTTCTTCCTATTACACCAAGGAATACTTCAAGAAGACATATGAAGTGCCAATTAATCCACTTCCTGATGAAACTACATGGGACCTTCCAACATAG